From a region of the Mycoplasma miroungigenitalium genome:
- a CDS encoding pseudouridine synthase → MNGQIINKIVNIDPFKDNVKVCDSKIKYEKHHYYMFNKPSGYLCANSDFRSKTIFDLIDLKPTQYFSVGRLDKDTEGLLILTDDGKWANWVLKPQNHIPKTYFLEIDKEFDENILNHSGPIKIDGYEVTKYDFKFLNNKQCELTIYEGKYHQVKQMLNYFGFNVVYLKRIKFGDLELSKNLKSGSLIEINTDQKTLLKII, encoded by the coding sequence GTGAACGGACAAATTATAAATAAAATAGTTAATATTGATCCTTTTAAGGATAACGTTAAGGTTTGTGATAGCAAAATTAAATACGAAAAACACCACTATTATATGTTTAATAAACCTTCGGGTTATTTGTGTGCGAACAGCGATTTTAGATCAAAAACAATTTTTGATTTGATTGATTTAAAACCCACGCAATATTTTAGTGTTGGAAGACTAGACAAGGACACTGAGGGATTATTAATATTAACTGATGATGGTAAGTGAGCGAATTGGGTATTAAAGCCCCAAAATCATATTCCAAAAACATACTTCCTTGAAATTGATAAAGAATTTGATGAAAACATACTCAATCATTCTGGTCCTATAAAAATTGATGGTTATGAAGTGACTAAATATGATTTTAAATTCCTAAATAACAAACAATGCGAACTAACTATTTATGAAGGCAAATATCATCAAGTAAAACAAATGTTGAACTATTTCGGTTTCAATGTTGTTTATTTGAAAAGAATTAAATTTGGTGATTTGGAACTGTCAAAAAATCTAAAATCTGGGTCTTTAATTGAAATAAATACTGACCAAAAAACACTCTTGAAAATTATTTAA